Sequence from the Oikeobacillus pervagus genome:
ACCTTATTACCCTTCAACCAGATGCTACAATCAAAACTGCACTTCATTTATTAAGAACAAACAAAATTCGCCATATTCCTGTAATTGATAACAACTTGAAATTAATCGGACTTATTTCTGACCGAGATATAAAAGAAGCTATCCCATCTATTTTACAAAAAGAATCACAAGAAGATTTATTATCGAAACCTATTCATCTTTTCATGAAAAAGGATGTAATTACAGGACATCCATTAGATTTTGTTGAGGATGTAGCCGTGATCTTTTATGAGCATAATATCGGATGTCTACCTATTTTAAATGAGGATCAACTTGTTGGAATCGTGACAGAAACGGATGTAATGCGGACATTTGTAGAACTTACGGGAGCTAATCAACCTGGTTCAAGATTTGAAATCAAAGTCCCGAATAAAGCTGGTGTGCTCTATGAGGTTGTAAAAATTATTAAAAAACGAAATTCTATGATCCACAGTGTGCTTGTTTACCCTGATAAATCAGATGATCGGTATAAAATTTTAGTTTTTCGGGTTCGGACGATGAATCCTGTTGGTACTATCGATGACTTGAAGAAAGACGGGTATATGGTCCTCTGGCCAAATATGCCTGGGATTTCATCATGAATCATGATGCAGTCTTTGTATTTTCCGATCAATTGCTATCCTATAAATTTTCGGAAAATCACCCATTTAATCAATTCCGTTTAACTTTAACTATCGATTTATTAAGGAAATTGAACGCACTTGATGATCAATGTATCATTTCACCTCGAAGCGCATCAGAAGAAGAATTATGGCTGAACCATGACAAAGCTTATGTTGAAGCAGTGAAAAAAGCTAGTGTAGGAGAACTGTTGCCAGAAATAGCTGAAGGTTATGGTCTAGGAACGGAAGACACCCCAATCTTCAACGGCATGCATGATGCTAGTTCTCTATTAGTAGGGGGCACTTTAACAGCCGTTGATTATGTGATGTCAGAGAAATCAAACCATGCCTTGCATCTAGGTGGTGGACTCCATCATGGATTTCGCGGCAAGGCATCTGGTTTTTGTATTTATAATGATAGTTCTGTAGCCATTAAATATTTACAAGAGAAATATCATGCAAGGGTTTTGTATGTCGATACAGATGCTCATCATGGCGATGGTGTACAATGGTCATTTTATGATGACCCAAATGTTTGTACCTTTTCCATTCACGAAACAGGTAGATACTTATTTCCAGGAACAGGGAGCATTAATGAAAGAGGACATGGACGTGGCTATGGCTATTCATTTAACCTTCCTTTAGATGCTTTTACAGAAGACGAATCTTGGCTTCAATCTTATGAAACAGCATTCCTTGAAATAGCCGATTTCTTTAAACCAGATGTCATCCTAACTCAAAATGGAGCCGACTCCCATCATTATGATCCCTTGACACATTTATCGGCCACAATGAAAATCTATCGCCAAATCCCAAAATTAGCTCATCAAATAGCCCATCAATATTGTGATGGAAGATGGATTGCTGTTGGGGGTGGAGGGTATGATATTTGGCGAGTCGTTCCAAGGGCTTGGTCGTTAATCTGGTTAGAGATGACTGAAAACTCCCATTTTTCTGGCCCTTTACCTGAAGAATGGGTATCCTATTGGCAGAAGCTAACCTCCCTTCCCCTTCCAACTACATGGGAAGACGCTGAAACAATTTATAAACCAATACCAAGAAAGGCTGAAATTGAAGAAAAAAATCAGCTGACATTAGAGAAGCTACTATACCCCATTAGACATAGATCTAAAAAATAAATTTCAATTCAATCTTTCATCTACTTTTTAAATAAGACAAGCCTAAAAAGCAACAATTGAGATCTTTCATCAATTGCTGCTTTTTAAATTTAAAAAATCCCCGTCCATAAACTTGGCGGGGAATCAATTGCTCAAATTTTTATTTCATGGTAGATTCAGCGTCATTATCATCATATTTTGGATCAGAAATAATCACTTCCACTCGCCGATTTTTTTGGAAATTTTCTTCACTATCATTTGGTACAACAGGTCGAGTGGATCCATATCCGACAGCAATAAACCGACTTGGATCTAAATTCTCATTTTCTACTAAAAAACGGATCACACTGCTGGAACGGGCACTTGAAAGTTCCCAGTTAGAAGGGAACTGATCATTTTTAATAGGTCGATTATCTGTATGGCCTTCAATTTTCACAATATTAGGTTTCCCTGCTAACATTTTTCCAAGCTGTTTTAAAAATGGATAAGCCTCCTCGACCACAGTTGCTTTTGCAGTATCAAATAATATTTGCTCCTGAAGAACGAGTACCACCCCTCGCTCTGTTCTTGTGGCTGTGGCTACTTCCTCTAAGCCGTACTCTTTGAGAGAAGCCTGAACTTCATTTAACAGCTTATCTAAAGAACCTTGTCCATCTTCTTCTTTTTTTATAGGTTTAGGTAAAGAAGAAGGTTCATCTGCAGGAATAATAGATGGATAGAATTCCATGATCGGTTTATCTTTAAACGATTCAATCATCGTTTTAAATTTTAATTGGTCAATTTGCGACATTGAAAAGAGTAAAATAAAAAAGACTAAAACAAGTGTTACTAAGTCTGCGAACGTAACCATCCACTTCGGTGCACCATTCGGTTTTTCAGGTGGCCGTCTTCGCATATTCATGATTGAACAGTCCTTTCAGCTGATTCCTGACGAGCAAATACCTTATTCTTCTCTTCTGCAGATAAAAAGGCATATAGTTTTTCCTGTAACAGTTTAGGATTTTGTCCAGACTGCACTCCAATAACACCTTCGATAATGACCTGTTTAAAGAACACTTCTTTTTCAGTTTTTAAGAGCAACTTGGATGACAACGGAATAAAAACCATATTGGCCAATAAAGAACCATATAATGTCGTGAGGATCGCAATGGCCATATTAGGACCTAATGACTTTGGGTCATTCAAATTATTTAACATTAAAACCAGACCAATTAATGTCCCAACCATTCCCCATGCAGGTGCATAATCTCCCGCTTTTTCTAAAAGGCTTCTTCCTTTTCGATGGCGCTCCTCTAATGCTAATATTTCTGCATTCATAATATCGACAATCATATCTTGCTCAATTCCATCAACTGCTAATAAAATTCCTTTTCGTATAAAGGGATCATCCACTTCCTCTACCGTGGCTTCGAGGGCTAACAATCCTTCGCGTCGTGCCTTTTCTGAAAGTTTAACAAAAATATCGATTAAACTTTGAAGCTGATAATTTTCGACATTAAAGGCCTGCTTGATGACGACGAATATATGCTTAATATCCTTAACTGGAAAGCTGATTAAAAGCCCTGTCGTTACCCCACCAAACACAATGAGAAAAGAAGGAATGTGTAAAAAAGAGCTGAAGCCAGACATCCCACCACTTGTAAAAATGGCCAAAATAAGTAGTATAATCCCAAATAAAAGTCCAATAGGTGTAAGTGCATCTATTTTTTTCATAATTGATTCCCCTATTTCCTTCCTTTAAAGAACTCTTTCTACTACATATATCGGCAAATTTTTTATTTTGTTGACCCTCTTTTTTCGATTCGATGGGGAAGAACAACAATATGATCCTCTACTTTTTCTTTATTCATAAATTTGGTCAAAAGCCTCATCGATACAGCGCCAATATCATAAAGAGGTTGTACGACTGACGTAAGCTGTGGACGTACCATTAAGGCTAATCGAGAACTATCGAAACTGATCACTTCTAATTCATCCGGGACTTTTACCCCAGCATCCTGTGCTCCATGAATGACCCCTAATGCCATTTCATCATTGCTAACAAAGATCGCTGTAGGCTTAAGAGGAGACTCATAAAATTTTTGCCAACATTCAATCCCGGAATCATATGTATAATCTCCCTCTGCGATCAGCTCTTCACGTATTGGAAGATTGGCATCTTGTAGTGCTTGCTCATACCCTCTTAACACAAGCTCTTTATTGATCGTATCGTTAAAAGGACCTGCGATAAAGGCGATATCTTTATGACCTTCTTTCACAAGTAAGGAGACCGCATCATAAGCTGCTCGGTTATAATCGATATTAACAGATGGGATTTTCTCTGAAGGTTCTACAGACCCAGCCAACACGACAGGAACAGGAGAGCGCTCAAATTCTGTCACATGTCCCTCACTAATTTGTCCTCCCATAAATACAATTCCATCCACTTGTTTGCCTAGCATTGTATTTAATAAATGAAGTTCTTTCTCCTTATTTTGATCTGAGTTACTTAGAATAATATTATATTTATACATTGTCGCAATATCTTCTATCCCTCTCACAAGCTCAGCATAAAAAATATTGGAAATATCAGGAATAATCACACCAACTGTCGTTGTTTTTTTACTAGCTAACCCCCGGGCCACTGCATTCGGGCGATATCCTAGTCTTTCGATGACATCCAATACTTTTTTCCTTGTTGCGGGTTTCACATTGGGATTACCGTTTACCACCCTTGAGACGGTAGCCATTGAAACATTTGCTTCCCTTGCCACATCATATATTGTTACATTCATCACCAATCACTCCTAATCTTAAAAGGCCACATTTATGCACTCTATTTTATATGAGAAAAGTCAAAGAAGTTATTTTCCACATAAAAAGTTCATAATATTTTCGAAATATAGATTTAATTTAACCAAATTATGTTTATTATCATACGACAGTATCAGTAACTATGCAATTT
This genomic interval carries:
- a CDS encoding acetoin utilization AcuB family protein, with translation MIIEEIMKKDLITLQPDATIKTALHLLRTNKIRHIPVIDNNLKLIGLISDRDIKEAIPSILQKESQEDLLSKPIHLFMKKDVITGHPLDFVEDVAVIFYEHNIGCLPILNEDQLVGIVTETDVMRTFVELTGANQPGSRFEIKVPNKAGVLYEVVKIIKKRNSMIHSVLVYPDKSDDRYKILVFRVRTMNPVGTIDDLKKDGYMVLWPNMPGISS
- a CDS encoding acetoin utilization protein AcuC, translating into MNHDAVFVFSDQLLSYKFSENHPFNQFRLTLTIDLLRKLNALDDQCIISPRSASEEELWLNHDKAYVEAVKKASVGELLPEIAEGYGLGTEDTPIFNGMHDASSLLVGGTLTAVDYVMSEKSNHALHLGGGLHHGFRGKASGFCIYNDSSVAIKYLQEKYHARVLYVDTDAHHGDGVQWSFYDDPNVCTFSIHETGRYLFPGTGSINERGHGRGYGYSFNLPLDAFTEDESWLQSYETAFLEIADFFKPDVILTQNGADSHHYDPLTHLSATMKIYRQIPKLAHQIAHQYCDGRWIAVGGGGYDIWRVVPRAWSLIWLEMTENSHFSGPLPEEWVSYWQKLTSLPLPTTWEDAETIYKPIPRKAEIEEKNQLTLEKLLYPIRHRSKK
- the motS gene encoding flagellar motor protein MotS, which gives rise to MNMRRRPPEKPNGAPKWMVTFADLVTLVLVFFILLFSMSQIDQLKFKTMIESFKDKPIMEFYPSIIPADEPSSLPKPIKKEEDGQGSLDKLLNEVQASLKEYGLEEVATATRTERGVVLVLQEQILFDTAKATVVEEAYPFLKQLGKMLAGKPNIVKIEGHTDNRPIKNDQFPSNWELSSARSSSVIRFLVENENLDPSRFIAVGYGSTRPVVPNDSEENFQKNRRVEVIISDPKYDDNDAESTMK
- the motP gene encoding flagellar motor protein MotP: MKKIDALTPIGLLFGIILLILAIFTSGGMSGFSSFLHIPSFLIVFGGVTTGLLISFPVKDIKHIFVVIKQAFNVENYQLQSLIDIFVKLSEKARREGLLALEATVEEVDDPFIRKGILLAVDGIEQDMIVDIMNAEILALEERHRKGRSLLEKAGDYAPAWGMVGTLIGLVLMLNNLNDPKSLGPNMAIAILTTLYGSLLANMVFIPLSSKLLLKTEKEVFFKQVIIEGVIGVQSGQNPKLLQEKLYAFLSAEEKNKVFARQESAERTVQS
- the ccpA gene encoding catabolite control protein A, coding for MNVTIYDVAREANVSMATVSRVVNGNPNVKPATRKKVLDVIERLGYRPNAVARGLASKKTTTVGVIIPDISNIFYAELVRGIEDIATMYKYNIILSNSDQNKEKELHLLNTMLGKQVDGIVFMGGQISEGHVTEFERSPVPVVLAGSVEPSEKIPSVNIDYNRAAYDAVSLLVKEGHKDIAFIAGPFNDTINKELVLRGYEQALQDANLPIREELIAEGDYTYDSGIECWQKFYESPLKPTAIFVSNDEMALGVIHGAQDAGVKVPDELEVISFDSSRLALMVRPQLTSVVQPLYDIGAVSMRLLTKFMNKEKVEDHIVVLPHRIEKRGSTK